Proteins from one Oncorhynchus masou masou isolate Uvic2021 chromosome 12, UVic_Omas_1.1, whole genome shotgun sequence genomic window:
- the LOC135549615 gene encoding insulin-like growth factor 2 mRNA-binding protein 3, with protein MNKLYIGNVSEEASAEDLETIFEQWKIPHSGPFLIKTGYAFVDCPDEKIAMMAIDILSGKVELHGKLIEVEHSVPKRQRSCKLQIRNIPPHLQWEVLDGMLAQYGTVENCEQVNTDTDTAVVNVRYGAKDQARQAMEKLNGFLMENFALKVSYIPDETAAAAAPALAGGKRGFVPRGPLRSGSPGLGARPKLQSDVPLRILVPTQFVGAIIGKEGATIRNVTKQTHSKIDIHRKENAGAAEKPITVHSTPEGCSNACRTIMEIMQKEALDTKFTEEIPLKILAHNNFVGRLIGKEGRNLKKIEVDTETKITISPLQDLTLYNPERTITVKGSIEACSRAEEEVMKKVRESYENDVAAMNLQSNLIPGLNLNALGLFPGGAPGMGPSMGHNAPPPGAQGGYSSFGSSYFGGEGPFWASVLSASSQPLSGQGQPESETVHLFIPALAVGALIGKQGQHIKQLSRYAGASIKISADEVRVVDSNQVAPPDGMDAKQRMVIIAGPPEAQFKAQGRIFGKLKEENFFGPKEEVKLEAHIKVPSFAAGRVIGKGGKTVNELQNLTSAEVVVPRDQTPDENDQVIVKITGHFYASQLAQRKIQEILSHVRRQQQPKPSPRGDGLARPSRK; from the exons ATGAATAAGCTGTACATTGGAAACGTGAGTGAAGAGGCGAGTGCCGAGGACTTGGAAACTATCTTTGAGCAGTGGAAGATTCCGCACAGTGGTCCGTTTCTCATCAAAACTGGTTATGCGTTCGTGGATTGCCCCGATGAAAAGATAGCAATGATGGCCATCGACATTCTTTCAG GTAAAGTTGAACTACATGGAAAACTCATAGAAGTGGAGCACTCGGTCCCTAAACGTCAAAG GAGCTGTAAGCTGCAGATCAGGAACATCCCGCCTCATCTGCAGTGGGAG GTTCTGGATGGCATGTTGGCTCAGTATGGCACAGTGGAGAACTGCGagcaag taaatacagacacagacacggcaGTGGTCAACGTTCGATATGGTGCCAAGGACCAGGCCAGACA GGCGATGGAAAAGCTGAATGGCTTCCTGATGGAGAACTTTGCCCTGAAGGTGTCGTACATCCCTGACGAGACGGCGGCTGCTGCCGCCCCGGCCCTGGCAGGGGGTAAGAGGGGCTTTGTCCCCCGTGGCCCTCTGCGATCGGGTTCCCCAGGCCTGGGGGCGCGCCCCAAACTGCAGTCGGACGTCCCTTTGCGCATACTCGTCCCCACACAGTTCGTAGGAGCCATCATCGGCAAGGAAGGAGCCACGATTCGCAATGTCACAAAACAGACACACTCAAA GATCGACATCCACAGAAAGGAGAATGCGGGAGCAGCAGAGAAGCCCATCACGGTCCACTCCACCCCAGAGGGCTGCTCCAATGCCTGCAGGACCATCATGGAGATCATGCAGAAGGAGGCCCTGGACACCAAGTT TACTGAGGAGATTCCATTGAAGATTCTGGCTCACAACAACTTTGTGGGCCGACTAATCGGGAAGGAAGGACGGAACCTAAAAAAGATTGAAGTGGACACAGAAACCAAGATCACCATCTCCCC TCTCCAGGACCTGACGCTGTACAACCCTGAGAGGACCATCACAGTGAAGGGTTCCATCGAGGCGTGCTCCCGCGCTGAGGAGGAAGTAATGAAGAAGGTCAGGGAGTCGTATGAGAACGACGTGGCCGCAATGAAC CTCCAGTCTAACCTGATTCCAGGACTCAACCTGAATGCCTTGGGTTTGTTCCCTGGTGGTGCTCCAGGTATGGGCCCCTCCATGGGACACAACGCCCCACCTCCCGGTGCCCAGGGTGGCTACTCCTCCTTCGGG AGCAGTTACTTCGGGGGCGAAGGGCCATTTTGGGCGTCTGTGCTGTCGGCGAGCAGCCAGCCCCTCTCT GGCCAGGGGCAGCCGGAGTCGGAGACGGTCCATCTGTTCATCCCGGCGCTGGCGGTCGGAGCGCTCATCGGAAAACAGGGTCAACACATCAAGCAGCTGTCGCGCTATGCCGGAGCCTCCATCAAG ATCAGCGCAGATGAAGTCCGTGTCGTAGATTCAAACCAG GTAGCACCTCCAGACGGCATGGACGCCAAGCAGAGGATGGTAATCATCGCGGGACCACCAGAGGCCCAGTTCAAG GCTCAGGGTCGTATCTTTGGGAAGCTAAAGGAGGAGAACTTCTTTGGGCCGAAGGAGGAGGTGAAACTGGAGGCTCACATCAAGGTGCCCTCCTTCGCTGCTGGGCGTGTCATCGGCAAGGGAGGCAAAACG GTGAATGAGCTGCAGAACCTGACCAGTGCTGAGGTGGTGGTCCCCAGAGACCAGACGCCTGATGAGAATGACCAGGTCATCGTCAAAATCACTGGACACTTCTATGCAAGCCAG CTGGCCCAGAGGAAGATCCAGGAGATATTGTCCCATGTGAGGCGGCAACAACAGCCAAAACCCTCGCCCCGTGGGGACGGGCTCGCACGGCCCTCCCGGAAGTAG